From the Musa acuminata AAA Group cultivar baxijiao chromosome BXJ3-1, Cavendish_Baxijiao_AAA, whole genome shotgun sequence genome, the window TTGACGGAGCAGCGCCTGTCTTCTCCGTGGCCATGGACTAGTTTCAAGGTCACCTCCCGAACACGGGCGCCGGATCCGGGATCCCATTTGCGAGCGTAAGGCTTGATCGTCCATGATTCGCCTCCTTGGGCATCCACGGATCCAGGAGGGGCGACATACACCATCCGGGTATCCTTGCCGATGATTCTGACATCGCCGTCCGCTTCACAGATGTCGGATTTCCTGTTCGATAGATCGCACATTGGCCTCTTCTCAGCCTTCACAAATTCACCTGCTCCACCTTTGCAAGACATGTAACGAATTGATTCAGAATTTGAAGCTCAAACTACAAATCAAACTATTACTCCTCAAAAACCAAAAGAACACACACAATCTAAAATGTGCTTCATACTTTGGGAACTAACAAAAGCCATCGAGCTCGTTTTCTTTGAGGTTTCTTCTTCTGTACGAGGAGTCCCATTCAAGATTAGATGGGGATCTAAACAACCAGGCTTCACCTTCCTTCACAATAGATTCGTTTCACAAATCTTGCACTGGTGATTCGAGCGACTGGCCCAGAATCGAtccatacatatatatgcatcgtGGGGAGTCTACAGGAAAGTCACAAGAGAGCAGAGGTGCCATAAAACTGGAAAATAAGATCTTCAACTCCTTCAAGACAGGATAGAAAAGGTTTAGAGAATGATTTTTGTGAAAGAAAAAGGCTGGCTTTGGGTACTTTCTGAACATTCGTTTGGTCTAGAAATCGGAAGAAGATCTCCCGAGAAGGAACAGATTTCTAAACAAACCTAAaggaacaaaagaaaaaagaggatGAGAGGGATCAGAAATAGGATGTTTTCCCAAGAAAGAGAGAAATTTGGGAGGATCTTTCTGCCCCAAAAGTAAAGACAACAAATGGGAAGATCTGAGGCTTCCGAATCCTTTAGCCCCAAAAAATTCGGATCTCATGGAGGTGGAGTTCACGTTCAACAACGGTTGAAGCTGCGAAGTTGCTGCTAGATCGATAAGCTAGGAGAAGTCGGGATGAGCTGACGGCAAATCTAGCTGACCAAAGAAGCAGTGACTTACCGACAGAGAAGCGCATTCCAGTAGTCCTCGACATCGTGACGTAGGTCAGCGCCACCAGACCGACCACTGCAAGCAATCCAATCCCATAGTTTTGAGGCTTTGCACGGTTCAGATTCCTGAACCCCTTTGCCATCTCCTCTCCTCCTTCCAGCGACACTCTCGCCCTCTGTTTTTCTCTCACCGGTGCTTCATCCCTTCTTTACGGATGTTAGGCACAAGCTGCAAAGCTCTGAATGGACCTAACCGGAGCAGAAAGAACTGagtggagaaggaagagaagacttGTGGAACTCTCCAAGAGGAAAAGAACAGAGAGGTGATGGAGCTCCAAAGTGGTGACCACTACAGTAAGCTCACGTCCGCCTCATAGTTTGCGTCTTAGACATGCCGACACGTTTGCTTCCACATCGTGTTGACGCGGAGGATGCGCTGTAATTTTCAACTTACGTGGCGGCTTAgaattccttttattttcttccaGCCATTATGGCGTCATCGTTGATTAGACTTACGGCAAATGGGGGACAGGGCAGGTTGGGAGAGGTCATGAAAGTTAGGTCATGCGGAAAATTCCAAGAACAAACGAGACCTCCACAATACCATATGTTGTCAGGTCAAGGATGAATCCAAGCTTACTTTAGCCAAAGTTTTCCCTTTCTTTTATTCTCTTTAAGCGAAAAAGGATCGTGAGGATTCCCTGCCACAGTGTGTCCAGCAAATTGTCACTTTCCATGCACCAAATTGAGATTGATTACAGAGCAGAAaggggaaaaggagaaagagaagtcGTCTTTGGAGGCAACCGAGGTAGGATTCCAATGTGCTACAGAAGTGAGTGAGGCTCTCTCGATCAAGATAGGGAGTTTCAGAAGCATGCATTATTGCTTACGGATGATTCCACTGATTGTTCTACTTTTTAGCAGACTTTAACGAATGCATTTAGGCTGGCCAATGATTTCTCCGAGTGGTGTTGCTGATCAGAAATAATATGCATTAGACTCTTTAAACTGCTGCAAGTTCTGAGTTAGGCCACAGCCAAGAACATGTAGAAAATTTTCTGCTCAGAAACATGTAATTGACATTTTGAGGAGACAGCAAAAGATAGATAGTTTGGGAGAAGGGATCGTAATCCACATTAATATTCCTTGTTTTCGTAAGATAAAACAAATTCAGAAGTGATGCAACCACTGGTAGCAAGTAATTGATcatcaaaaagaagaagaaaaagaaaagctttGTTCCTATTGACGGAGAAGATCCATGGCTTTCTGCAAGACGGGCCTGAACCTGTTCACGTCAAGCTTCACATCTTGTTTGCGCAGGTATATCTTCCCCATGTCCATCCACCCTAGCTTGTGGATCGACTGTGGGTCCGTAAACACAGCGTGGTCTCTGGGATACAACTGTAGCAGAGCGCTCTCGTCGACGGTAATGTTGTACTCCAAGTAGTGAAGCCTCGCTGCCATGGATGGGAATCCAAAGGTGTGCGTGGCCATGGCTTCCAGCTCGCAGCAAGGAACTATCTGTACCAACACAGCGTTCATCGGCAGGAACACAAAGTTGGTGAGTCCGGCACCGTGCACACCCATGATCACATCACAGGAGTTCACCATGCCGACAAAGCCGGCGACGTCCCCGAAACTTGCGTCTGCATCCACCACCTCGTAGTTCAACCCCTTCGCCATCGCAACAATCTCCGGAACGTTTGTGAACCTTCGACTCCCTTTCCTCGTTACGAGGAGGAGCTTCGGCTTCCTGTCGGGCTGTTCCCTCAAGCTGATGGCGTACTCTCTCTCCAGAGAGTATGCGGACCTCACGAACTTGGTGAAGTCGGTCATCGAGTACCCGTTGGGAGCTCGTGCAGGATCAATCATCAGGTCATTGTGGAAGCGGAGGCCAACCATCACATGTGGGTGGCAGAGGACTTCATCGCTGTTGTCGAGATCGACGAACTCGTACCGGGTGAGCCTCTTAATGATCTGTTGGTATTTGCCGAACCACCACATTTGGATGTTGGTGACCAGGAACTGGACTTCGCCGTCGAATTGCCTTGCGGTCATGAACAGAGGGAGCAGTATATCGGTGAAATCGTGGTAGTAGTTTCCGATGAATCCACCGAGTGTGAACACAATGGCAGGGACGGTTTGATTGATGGTGCAGCTGGGGACTCCTTCCGGACTGCTTGCTGTTCTTACTGAGACTTTCTCGATGTTTTCCATTTGCTTCCGAACGTATGGCATAATCTTCCATTCGTTGCTTTGTTGCTGAGGAGAAACAAACACCACAGAGGAAGGCTTGCCGTGGATTCGAACATCACCTTTCATCTCACAGAACTCTGTTCTCGGGTTCGAAAAATCGCATATTGGCTCCGCCGGGGGCTTCATCATCTGAATCCTCTCACCATCGCTTCTTTCAGCAGCAATCAAAACCTCATCTAAAAACATCAGTTTCATATTAGATGTTCATGTCTTAAATAGCTCGCTTTTCTTGATTGATTGTGAAACAGATGACTCCGATTTAGTAACGCGAGGAAGCTTACTTGGTTTATTGGTTTCTGTCGGTTCTTCCTTCGCAGTTGCGTGGGTAATAGTAGAAGAACTGTCGTCATGGACCCTCTCCTCTGCACTAGTTTCATGCGCATCCTCcgtcttcttttctctttctgtgAGAGACAGGAAAAAGGGCCTCATTCGAGCTGATCTAGATGTCCTAAAACTGCAAAAGAACTCCAAAAAACGATTTCACACGACGAGGACTTGCATCGAGTTCATAACATGGTGTTCTTCCAGAAACAGGGATCCCCCACTTAGTTTCTTTCTCAGCTTGTTCTCTCCCCAACACCAAGTTTCTCAGGGAACTCAGTGGCAAACTAAGAAGTCGAAGCTA encodes:
- the LOC103992239 gene encoding beta-1,2-xylosyltransferase XYXT1 — translated: MGYDKTVARNMSRIEARKLGVALLAGCCLVILTYFISMSETTVDQQPSEAFGVGADEEVEAQMLSLQKPEREKKTEDAHETSAEERVHDDSSSTITHATAKEEPTETNKPNEVLIAAERSDGERIQMMKPPAEPICDFSNPRTEFCEMKGDVRIHGKPSSVVFVSPQQQSNEWKIMPYVRKQMENIEKVSVRTASSPEGVPSCTINQTVPAIVFTLGGFIGNYYHDFTDILLPLFMTARQFDGEVQFLVTNIQMWWFGKYQQIIKRLTRYEFVDLDNSDEVLCHPHVMVGLRFHNDLMIDPARAPNGYSMTDFTKFVRSAYSLEREYAISLREQPDRKPKLLLVTRKGSRRFTNVPEIVAMAKGLNYEVVDADASFGDVAGFVGMVNSCDVIMGVHGAGLTNFVFLPMNAVLVQIVPCCELEAMATHTFGFPSMAARLHYLEYNITVDESALLQLYPRDHAVFTDPQSIHKLGWMDMGKIYLRKQDVKLDVNRFRPVLQKAMDLLRQ